The sequence below is a genomic window from Chryseobacterium foetidum.
TCTTCTAATTGCTTTTTAATATCCTCTGGAAACCAAAGTAAAACAGGGTTTTGTTTATATTGTTCATATACTTCATCAGGATTCAGGAAAGTTTCTGGAAGATTAAGTTCTTTTAGTTTTGCTTGAAAATCCGATTCTTTGTCTAATTTAACCAAAGCAGAATCTTCAATTTTGACTCCTTTTCTAAGATCAATTATACACCTATATTTTAGTACATCTTTGTCACCTCTTGCTTCATCAACAATACCACGGTATAAATGCCTGCAATTATGAATTCTACTTAGGTTTGTCCACTTTTTGTAAATAAATAGTATCGGGTATTTTATATATAAAGTAATTAATATTTGGATTTTTATTCTGTCTATATTGCGGAATTAATTGAGCTGAATTAATTGTATCAGAACTATAACCGCTTTTACTAAAAATTAATTTTCTTGGTTTTTGTATTGTAAGTATGTTTAAAGAAGAGTCAGAAATTTTGAAATATCCGTTTTTATCTGTTAAAACAGATTTAATAACTTTATTATTTAGTGAACATTTAACAGACACATTCTCCAATATCACCCCATTATTTTTATCCAGCACAATGCCACTATAATAATCGACAATTTCTCTCTCACTCTCTGAATTTTTGGTAGAACATGATAATAGTAATGAGAGGAAAAACAATAAACTTAAAATCTCGATTTTGCTAAGCCAAACGATGCTTAGCGAATCCTCTTTTGATAGAACAACTCTATCATGATAGTCCATCGGTACCTGTTCGTCAGCATATTTCATCAGATCAATTTCTTCATTACCTTTGGGATACTTTGTGCCTGGCAGTGGATACTGCTGAATCCAGGTGGGTTCGGATGTACTTTTATGTGTATAACTATAACTGCGTCCCCCATAAGTCAATAGCAATTGGTGCCCAATCTCATGGGCTGCGGTTTCTTTAAAATCTAAATCACTGTCTTTAGAATCAGTATAAAACCATCCCTTGGTAAGATAGACAATGGTATTTTTATTATAAGATTTCCAATCAGAATAAAATGTGTAACCAGTTTTATAGTACAGTTCTCTGTGTAGCTCCCAATTGTGGGAACGATTAAAAGTTGTATTTTCTTTATTTGTGAAATAAATAATTTTAGGAGCAACCATGCCCTTGTCATCTTGAACAGCATTAACTAATATTTCCCATTTTTCACCATGAATATCTGTTCCTTTATAAAAAGTTTTCTTATCAGTTCTGCTCCAATATGTGTTGATACCTTCCAGTGCCATATTTTTCAACTCTTCCCAATTTCTTGTTCTATTTTTTATAGGACTTTTTTTAAAATAATTTATTGCCTCTTGAGAAATTTTTTCCCATGGACAAGTCTCAAGCCAGCGCGTTTCATCTCTCATTCCCGATAAGCTAGAAGAGCATTCTAATCCTTCTTCTCCGCCGTCTTTTAAGTTAACACGCAATGTCGTATCAATCTTTTTTTTATTTTTATCAATTTTTACGTCAACCCATTCCACCTCACTATACCTTGTAGAAAACTCAACTTCTTTTGATTTTTCTTTACCATTTTTACTGGCAGTAATAACCGCTTTCAATTTTTTATTGTTGAACTTTGAACTGTCATAAACATTGTTATTGTCAAAACCATCCCAAAAAATAACATAGGAACCAATTTTTGTGTAATCTGAAGCTGATGTTTTGTAGTTATTGAATACACTTTTTCCAATCCCAAACCTTCACAGGATTAGAAAAATCATACTCCGGCTTCCTATTTTTTATGTCCTCTGAAAGCTTAAGAATTCTTCGTGCCGTCACAACAATCTCAGGTAAATTGGTAATCTGAAATAATATACTTCCGCCTTCGTTTAATATTTTAAATTCTAAAGAATCTATATTTCCGAGCATTAACGAGTAGTTAAAAGCAAAATTGGCGTTTTCATAACCCCCTTCAAAATCCAATATTCCAAAAGGTACCAACGTTGAATGATCACTATCTTTTTTAAGTGAAAAAGAAATTTCAAAATCTTCATTTAAATCATTACCTAATCTTCATACATTTATTTAAAAACCAAGGCGGTTTAATTACATTTTTATTCTTGGAGGATCTTTACGATAAGACTTCATAATTTGACCATTGTCACCTTTCAAAACAAAGCCTTGGGTGTAAGGCTTTTCTTCATCTTTTACAACCCATTCAATTACATAGACATAAATTTTCTTCTCGTCATCATAAGAACGCTTCAAAGAACCAGACTTACTTAAATTTCCGTTATTTTCTTTACTGAAGAGAATTACGTCAGCTATTGAAAATGAATAATTGACATCCTTATTCTCCTGATTTATTATTTTTCCTTCTCGATTGTATTTTTTCCAAACGCCGGTTTCGATATCATCAAAATATCTTTCATACTGTACTAAAATACCATCCTTGTTAAAAATATAAAAATCAGCGAACCCATCTGGAAATTTCTCAGTCTGCAAATATTCAATGACATATTTGGGGTTATAATCTCCTCCAAAGTGCTGATCATC
It includes:
- a CDS encoding carboxypeptidase-like regulatory domain-containing protein — encoded protein: MKAVITASKNGKEKSKEVEFSTRYSEVEWVDVKIDKNKKKIDTTLRVNLKDGGEEGLECSSSLSGMRDETRWLETCPWEKISQEAINYFKKSPIKNRTRNWEELKNMALEGINTYWSRTDKKTFYKGTDIHGEKWEILVNAVQDDKGMVAPKIIYFTNKENTTFNRSHNWELHRELYYKTGYTFYSDWKSYNKNTIVYLTKGWFYTDSKDSDLDFKETAAHEIGHQLLLTYGGRSYSYTHKSTSEPTWIQQYPLPGTKYPKGNEEIDLMKYADEQVPMDYHDRVVLSKEDSLSIVWLSKIEILSLLFFLSLLLSCSTKNSESEREIVDYYSGIVLDKNNGVILENVSVKCSLNNKVIKSVLTDKNGYFKISDSSLNILTIQKPRKLIFSKSGYSSDTINSAQLIPQYRQNKNPNINYFIYKIPDTIYLQKVDKPK